In the Deltaproteobacteria bacterium genome, one interval contains:
- a CDS encoding TIR domain-containing protein → MSDQANQTYDIFISYSSNDLSMAQQLYDRLVAAGFNGDDPKNPRIWFDKKRLDPGCDWHREIEAGCENSRIVIPVLTPRWKTKEWTKYETYGAEAIIPLVFEGTLEEVFTPPLLRFQGDVIDLTGKDTSDRWPVLFEALRKLLAAPLPEVKEQRVAHLRFSHNPNFVGREALMDEIHERLFTNPTTTLTQGHIQAVTALGGVGKTTLAREYAEKFWRCYRQMFWISCKAGVVTEMAGLYPLLFPERTGEGLKEDEKAASVLRELKRLDAPLRLVIFDDAVDENTILSWLPKTGNCHTIITSRFTDWETGIEQTPVWVLDKEPARELLLKRAHLEWENLTGDDKTACDELAGKLGYLPLALEQAAAYIEIQNKGQGQGFGYRKYLTLYEKAENERRLLAKGTKGATEYPDAVFNTWRTTIDQLPPGSRAILRLTSFMAPTPIPFAMVLHGASIVAEQARLSGDDNIPEPDEIELREWKEALIRYSMIRPEALEGFSVHGLVQAVERHQITSSIKDEVIDKSTALLTTFAPYPAFEFENWPAWEVLFPHAEALWSHQNMRPNERLNSKLLVGLYGCLHARARYNEAIPFVRFLLAMNEQQSGPDHPATAQSLNNLAVLLQSKGDYDGAETLFRRALAIKERTMDPTMPLNMPKFNDIIQKSVQ, encoded by the coding sequence ATGTCTGATCAAGCTAATCAAACCTACGACATTTTTATTAGTTACTCCTCTAACGATCTATCCATGGCGCAACAACTCTACGACCGCCTTGTCGCCGCCGGTTTCAACGGCGATGACCCCAAAAATCCCAGGATTTGGTTCGATAAGAAGCGCCTGGATCCCGGCTGCGACTGGCATCGGGAGATCGAGGCTGGTTGTGAGAACAGCCGGATCGTTATTCCCGTTCTCACCCCGCGCTGGAAAACGAAGGAATGGACGAAGTACGAGACCTATGGCGCCGAAGCGATCATCCCATTGGTATTCGAGGGTACCCTTGAGGAGGTCTTTACTCCTCCTCTCCTTAGGTTTCAAGGGGATGTCATTGATCTAACCGGAAAAGACACCTCAGACCGATGGCCAGTACTCTTTGAGGCCCTGCGGAAACTACTTGCTGCCCCACTCCCTGAGGTGAAAGAGCAGAGGGTAGCCCACCTCCGCTTTTCCCATAACCCGAACTTTGTGGGTCGTGAGGCCCTGATGGATGAGATACATGAAAGGCTTTTTACCAATCCCACCACCACTCTGACCCAGGGACATATCCAGGCCGTTACCGCGCTGGGCGGGGTTGGCAAGACTACCTTAGCCCGGGAGTATGCAGAAAAATTCTGGCGCTGTTACCGCCAGATGTTCTGGATAAGCTGTAAGGCCGGCGTGGTCACGGAGATGGCAGGTCTCTACCCACTCCTGTTCCCGGAAAGGACCGGCGAAGGATTGAAGGAGGATGAGAAGGCCGCTTCAGTACTGAGAGAGCTTAAGCGCCTCGACGCACCCCTCCGGCTGGTCATCTTTGACGATGCGGTTGATGAAAATACAATCCTTTCCTGGCTTCCCAAAACAGGCAACTGTCATACTATCATCACTTCCCGCTTCACGGACTGGGAGACCGGCATTGAACAGACCCCGGTCTGGGTCCTCGATAAGGAACCGGCGCGGGAGTTGCTGCTCAAACGGGCCCATCTCGAATGGGAGAACCTGACCGGGGACGATAAGACGGCCTGTGATGAGCTGGCAGGCAAACTCGGATATCTGCCCCTCGCCCTTGAGCAGGCCGCAGCCTATATAGAGATTCAGAACAAAGGGCAGGGTCAGGGGTTCGGATATAGAAAATATTTAACCCTTTATGAGAAGGCCGAAAATGAACGAAGACTGCTTGCCAAGGGCACCAAAGGTGCAACGGAGTATCCTGACGCCGTCTTTAATACCTGGCGCACAACCATTGACCAACTCCCTCCAGGATCCCGGGCCATACTCAGGCTCACCTCATTTATGGCACCTACGCCCATTCCCTTTGCTATGGTTCTCCATGGCGCATCCATCGTGGCTGAACAGGCCCGTCTCTCTGGCGATGATAATATTCCTGAGCCGGATGAAATTGAACTCCGTGAATGGAAGGAGGCCCTGATCCGCTACTCCATGATAAGGCCAGAAGCCCTTGAAGGATTCTCCGTCCACGGCCTGGTGCAGGCAGTGGAGCGGCACCAGATTACGTCTTCCATCAAGGATGAAGTGATCGATAAATCGACCGCCCTTCTGACAACGTTCGCCCCCTATCCGGCTTTTGAATTTGAGAACTGGCCTGCATGGGAGGTTCTATTCCCCCATGCTGAGGCTCTTTGGTCACATCAGAATATGCGCCCCAATGAACGGCTTAATAGCAAACTTTTGGTAGGGCTCTATGGTTGTCTTCATGCCAGAGCGCGATATAACGAGGCCATTCCATTTGTCAGGTTTTTATTGGCAATGAACGAGCAACAATCCGGTCCCGATCACCCCGCTACAGCCCAAAGCCTGAACAACCTGGCCGTACTCCTTCAATCCAAAGGGGATTACGACGGTGCAGAGACTCTCTTTCGCAGGGCGCTGGCAATCAAAGAGAGGACCATGGACCCAACCATGCCTCTGAATATGCCGAAATTTAATGATATTATTCAGAAATCTGTTCAATAG
- a CDS encoding sel1 repeat family protein — MTGRNVPDDEIRDAGAGTLNRTKSDLKSLRRQAKQGDAWAQFTLGEMYRKGEGVTQNFAEAARWYRRLAANSICRTADYRLGLMYLKGEGVSKNYAKAFKRFSLASTGGHRAAQECLGRMYEKGQGVPKDLERAAWWLGVAAKPETDLRKPWYWHGRMDVNGKESRQTKDVDFSADGGLFLMTGPVDDRLCRPCLKHLSLVRTAEEWETIEPAVFTNGLHEGCRCSWRPVCSIDSKLKIMQNTIGLQMDVEKFKRGIYWKPIMVLGDLLRDME; from the coding sequence TTGACTGGCAGGAATGTTCCCGATGATGAGATTCGTGACGCTGGAGCCGGTACCTTGAATCGAACCAAGAGTGACTTGAAAAGCCTCCGGCGGCAGGCCAAACAGGGTGACGCCTGGGCTCAGTTCACCCTGGGGGAGATGTATAGGAAGGGCGAGGGAGTAACCCAGAATTTCGCCGAGGCGGCCAGGTGGTATCGACGCCTGGCTGCCAATAGTATCTGCCGTACTGCCGATTACCGGCTGGGCCTCATGTACTTGAAGGGAGAAGGTGTGTCCAAAAACTACGCGAAGGCCTTCAAGCGATTCTCCCTGGCTTCCACGGGGGGACACAGGGCGGCCCAGGAGTGCCTCGGACGGATGTATGAAAAGGGCCAGGGGGTTCCCAAGGACCTGGAGCGAGCCGCTTGGTGGCTCGGGGTGGCGGCCAAGCCCGAGACGGATCTAAGAAAGCCCTGGTACTGGCACGGGCGGATGGACGTGAACGGCAAAGAGAGTCGCCAGACTAAAGATGTGGATTTCTCGGCCGATGGGGGACTCTTTCTGATGACCGGACCCGTCGACGACCGACTGTGCAGGCCCTGCCTAAAACACCTCAGCCTGGTCCGCACCGCCGAGGAGTGGGAGACCATTGAGCCGGCGGTTTTTACCAATGGCCTGCACGAGGGTTGCCGTTGCTCATGGCGCCCCGTTTGTAGTATCGACAGCAAACTCAAAATAATGCAGAACACCATCGGGCTTCAGATGGATGTTGAAAAATTCAAGCGGGGCATCTACTGGAAGCCGATCATGGTGCTGGGTGATTTGCTGAGAGACATGGAATAA